From Acidobacteriota bacterium, one genomic window encodes:
- a CDS encoding YbaN family protein, with the protein MIRKLYLVLGLVSLSIGFAGIFLPLVPTTPLVLLAAFFFSRSSPRIHGWLRAHRRFGPILRDWENGQVIRPGAKAASVVLMSGLVGYSVWFVVRSPYLQALLILITLSVSLFVLSRPSTPPARGS; encoded by the coding sequence ATGATCAGAAAACTCTACCTGGTACTGGGACTTGTGTCTCTTTCGATTGGATTCGCAGGGATATTCCTGCCCCTGGTTCCCACCACCCCGCTGGTGTTGCTGGCGGCCTTCTTTTTCTCCAGGAGCTCGCCTCGGATTCACGGTTGGCTGCGAGCCCACCGACGTTTCGGACCCATTCTGCGCGACTGGGAAAACGGACAGGTGATCCGCCCGGGGGCCAAGGCCGCCTCGGTGGTGCTGATGTCCGGACTGGTCGGTTACAGCGTGTGGTTCGTGGTCCGCTCGCCCTACCTTCAGGCGCTGCTCATCCTGATCACCCTCAGCGTGTCCCTGTTCGTTCTCAGCCGTCCCTCGACACCGCCGGCTCGAGGCTCTTAG
- a CDS encoding PIN domain-containing protein, whose product MIAVDTNILIHAHRAESPKHLVAHARVVALAESPARWGIPVFCIGEFIRVITHPRLFNPPYSANEACEALTRLLASPSLTVLCPGSAYPELLMEAVREANAIGNVAFDAQIVALCRENGISRLLTEDRDFDRFRGLVIEHLEV is encoded by the coding sequence TTGATTGCGGTCGACACCAACATTCTTATTCATGCACATCGCGCGGAGTCGCCCAAGCATCTCGTCGCTCACGCCCGTGTCGTCGCCCTCGCCGAGTCCCCCGCCCGCTGGGGTATCCCGGTGTTTTGCATCGGCGAATTCATTCGCGTCATCACCCACCCCAGGCTGTTCAATCCTCCCTACTCCGCCAACGAAGCCTGCGAGGCGCTGACCAGGCTGCTTGCCTCGCCGAGTCTGACCGTGCTTTGTCCCGGTTCCGCGTATCCGGAGCTCCTGATGGAAGCAGTCCGCGAGGCAAACGCGATTGGCAACGTCGCGTTCGATGCTCAGATCGTGGCGCTTTGCCGAGAGAATGGCATTTCCCGGCTTCTGACGGAAGATCGCGACTTCGACCGCTTTCGGGGCCTCGTCATCGAACACCTCGAGGTGTAA